The following coding sequences lie in one Maledivibacter sp. genomic window:
- the nrdG gene encoding anaerobic ribonucleoside-triphosphate reductase activating protein: MLIRLSHGITRDSIVDGPGLRAVIWTQGCRHNCRGCHNPGTHDFNGGFLMDTEDIIKELKELKLHRGVTFSGGDPFEQPEECFEIACAAKKMGLDIWCYTGYTFEELLNKRGKMYRDGWIEFLKQIDVLIDGRFVLEKKNLLLKFRGSENQRILDMKKSLRYRVPVLLEEYYGSKTEEIALAK; encoded by the coding sequence ATGCTTATTAGGCTATCACATGGGATCACAAGGGATAGCATTGTAGACGGCCCAGGGCTTAGGGCTGTAATCTGGACTCAGGGCTGTAGGCATAATTGTAGGGGGTGTCATAATCCTGGTACCCATGATTTTAATGGTGGATTTTTAATGGATACTGAAGATATCATTAAAGAACTTAAGGAATTGAAGCTCCATAGGGGAGTTACATTTTCTGGAGGAGATCCCTTTGAGCAGCCCGAAGAATGTTTTGAAATAGCATGTGCTGCCAAAAAGATGGGATTAGATATATGGTGCTATACAGGTTATACCTTTGAGGAACTATTAAATAAACGAGGTAAAATGTATAGGGACGGATGGATTGAATTTTTGAAGCAAATAGATGTTCTTATAGATGGTCGTTTTGTACTTGAAAAAAAGAATTTGTTACTTAAGTTCAGGGGTTCAGAAAATCAGAGAATACTTGATATGAAAAAATCCTTGAGATATAGAGTGCCTGTGCTTCTAGAAGAGTACTATGGTTCAAAAACTGAAGAAATAGCTTTGGCTAAATAA
- a CDS encoding anaerobic ribonucleoside triphosphate reductase — translation MSEKIKKRDGRIINFIPEKITAAIYKAAKVIAENEGIDASYDKAERLTEKAVALLNKEYGNEIPTVEQVQDSVVKVLIENGHAKTSQEYIIYRAERTRIRETKTRLMKTIETITLKDATESDTKRENANIDGNTAMGTMLQYGSTVSKEFCKSHMLKPDHAFAHDNGDIHIHDLDFLNMGTLTCTQIDILKLFKNGFSTGHGFLREPQDIMSYAALAAIAIQSNQNDQHGGQSIPTFDFGLAPGVKKTYKKLYARNMMKALSFNLDLDDKEAKDIADEIIEKCEKSSGEELRLKENEKYNTEEIAILRDRLKINDEEALKIQKFTKKHTYKETDRRTYQAMEAFIHNLNTMHSRAGAQVPFSSVNFGTDTSEEGRMVIKNLLLATEAGLGNGETPIFPILIFKVKEGVNYNEGDINYDLFKLGCRVSAKRLFPNFSFIDAPFNAQYYVPGRPETEATYMGCRTRVVGNVYDESREIVTGRGNISFSSINLPRLGIKYGCSTNDTPDIEGFFNDLDSKVDLLIDQLIERLQVQQTKKVKNFPFLMGQGVWIDSDKLSWEDSLSEIIKHGTLTVGFIGLAECLKALIGKHHGESKEAQEMGLRIVKFMKDKLDATSQKYKLNFSLIATPAEGLSGRFTRLDKEQFGEIEGINSRDYYTNSFHVPVYHEISAFDKIRLEAPYHELTNAGHITYIELDGNPSDNLEAFETVVRAMHEAGIGYGSINHPVDRDPVCGYNGVIHNVCPGCGRTEADGIKFERIRRITGYLVGTIDRFNDAKLAEVKDRRKHGMR, via the coding sequence ATGAGCGAAAAGATTAAGAAGAGGGATGGAAGAATAATTAACTTCATTCCAGAAAAAATTACTGCTGCCATTTATAAAGCCGCAAAGGTTATTGCTGAAAATGAGGGAATAGATGCGTCCTATGATAAAGCAGAAAGATTAACTGAAAAAGCAGTAGCTCTTCTAAATAAAGAATATGGAAATGAAATTCCAACAGTGGAGCAGGTACAGGATTCAGTTGTTAAGGTTCTAATAGAAAATGGGCATGCAAAAACAAGTCAAGAATACATAATTTATAGAGCGGAAAGAACAAGAATTAGAGAAACAAAAACCAGACTTATGAAAACCATTGAAACAATTACATTAAAGGATGCTACGGAGAGTGATACAAAGAGAGAAAATGCCAATATTGATGGGAATACTGCTATGGGAACCATGCTTCAATATGGAAGCACTGTTTCTAAAGAGTTTTGTAAATCACATATGTTAAAGCCGGATCATGCCTTTGCCCATGATAATGGAGATATACATATTCACGACTTAGATTTTTTAAATATGGGGACATTGACATGTACTCAAATAGATATATTAAAGCTTTTTAAAAATGGATTTTCAACTGGACATGGTTTCTTAAGAGAACCCCAAGATATTATGAGCTATGCTGCACTAGCAGCTATAGCTATACAGTCAAATCAAAATGATCAGCATGGTGGACAAAGTATACCAACCTTTGATTTTGGTTTGGCACCTGGAGTGAAGAAGACCTATAAGAAGCTTTATGCTCGGAACATGATGAAGGCTTTATCATTTAATCTTGATTTGGATGATAAAGAAGCAAAGGATATAGCTGATGAAATAATTGAAAAATGTGAAAAATCCTCGGGTGAGGAATTAAGACTTAAGGAAAATGAAAAATATAATACTGAAGAAATAGCTATCTTAAGGGATAGATTAAAAATAAATGATGAAGAGGCCTTAAAAATACAAAAGTTCACTAAAAAACATACATATAAAGAGACCGATAGAAGAACTTATCAAGCCATGGAGGCCTTTATACATAATTTAAACACTATGCATTCAAGGGCAGGGGCCCAAGTGCCATTCAGCAGTGTTAACTTTGGTACAGATACATCTGAAGAGGGTAGAATGGTTATAAAGAATCTACTTCTTGCTACAGAAGCTGGCCTTGGTAATGGAGAAACTCCTATATTCCCAATACTAATATTTAAGGTTAAAGAAGGGGTAAATTATAACGAAGGAGATATTAACTACGATTTATTTAAACTGGGTTGTAGAGTTTCAGCAAAAAGATTATTCCCTAACTTTAGTTTTATAGATGCTCCATTTAATGCTCAATACTATGTTCCCGGACGACCAGAAACCGAAGCAACCTACATGGGCTGTAGAACTAGAGTTGTTGGAAATGTATACGATGAATCGAGAGAGATAGTTACTGGAAGGGGTAATATTTCTTTCTCATCAATAAACTTACCAAGACTTGGAATAAAATATGGTTGTTCTACTAATGATACCCCGGATATTGAAGGATTTTTCAATGATCTGGATTCTAAGGTAGACTTATTGATAGATCAGCTTATTGAAAGATTACAGGTACAGCAAACTAAAAAGGTTAAAAACTTTCCATTCCTTATGGGGCAAGGTGTCTGGATTGATTCAGACAAATTATCTTGGGAAGATAGCTTAAGCGAGATAATAAAACATGGAACTTTAACTGTAGGATTTATAGGACTGGCAGAATGTTTAAAGGCTCTAATAGGTAAGCACCACGGAGAAAGTAAAGAAGCACAGGAAATGGGACTTAGGATAGTTAAGTTTATGAAGGATAAGCTAGATGCTACTTCACAAAAATATAAGCTTAATTTCTCATTAATTGCAACTCCTGCTGAAGGATTGTCAGGGAGATTTACAAGACTCGATAAGGAGCAGTTTGGAGAAATAGAAGGGATTAATAGCAGAGACTATTATACTAATTCCTTTCACGTTCCTGTTTATCATGAAATTAGTGCATTCGATAAGATAAGATTAGAAGCTCCTTATCATGAGCTGACTAATGCAGGACATATTACATATATTGAACTTGATGGAAATCCTTCCGATAATCTTGAGGCCTTTGAAACGGTTGTAAGGGCAATGCATGAAGCGGGTATAGGCTATGGTAGTATAAATCATCCAGTGGATAGAGATCCAGTTTGTGGATACAATGGAGTTATACATAATGTTTGCCCGGGTTGTGGAAGAACTGAAGCCGATGGAATAAAATTTGAGAGAATTAGAAGAATTACTGGATATCTAGTTGGTACTATAGATAGATTTAATGATGCTAAGCTTGCGGAGGTTAAGGATAGAAGAAAACATGGAATGAGATAG
- a CDS encoding peptide ABC transporter substrate-binding protein, with amino-acid sequence MKKQLIAISLVFVLILSLFTGCSSKGKEASLDDTSKETTKEPEEKTDSQESKEEMVLNFCLPDEPRTLDPTLNSQAVAGNIINNIYEGLMREVDGKLVPAIAENYEVSDDGLKYTFHLKDTKWSDGKPLTANDFKYTWLRALDPETASDYAMLLFYIKGGHEFFSGEGKREDVAINAIDNLTLEVELQSPTPYFLNLTSFYTYLPVRQDIVEKDPEGWATNTDILVTNGPFKLTKYASGDTFVLEKNENYWNMDKVKLDRINANILVNESTALMAYQSGDIDIMSNIPTQEIPILSSESDEFYIKPKIGTYFYVFNNSKAPTNDVNVRKALNLAIDRKQICENVTKGAEVPATTYVPPGLKDTRGNEFSSMGDYGVKVEADVEKAKEYLAKAGFPNGEGFPQIEILYNTSETHKIIAEAIQEMWKKNLNIEVTITNQEWPVFASSRRYGEYTGAARFGWFVDYADAMSMLEILEGQDTNNSAQWMDEEYNNLLLNARNENDPEKRDEALYAAEKILFDQQVIMPIFYYTDKFLVNKRVVDWQKESLGNWFFGYTYIDNSK; translated from the coding sequence TTGAAGAAACAATTAATAGCTATATCTCTAGTTTTTGTATTGATTCTAAGCTTGTTTACTGGATGTTCATCTAAGGGAAAAGAGGCAAGCCTAGACGATACTAGTAAGGAAACTACTAAAGAACCAGAAGAAAAAACAGATTCCCAAGAAAGCAAAGAAGAGATGGTATTGAATTTTTGTTTACCAGATGAGCCAAGAACCCTTGATCCTACTTTGAATTCCCAGGCAGTAGCAGGGAATATTATAAACAATATTTATGAAGGTTTAATGCGAGAAGTAGATGGAAAACTAGTTCCTGCCATAGCAGAAAACTATGAAGTAAGCGATGATGGTTTAAAGTATACGTTTCACTTAAAGGACACAAAATGGTCTGATGGAAAGCCACTTACTGCCAATGATTTTAAATATACTTGGTTAAGGGCTCTGGATCCCGAAACCGCTTCAGATTATGCTATGCTATTGTTTTACATCAAGGGTGGACATGAATTCTTTAGTGGAGAAGGTAAAAGGGAAGATGTAGCAATTAATGCCATTGATAATTTAACCTTAGAAGTTGAATTGCAATCACCTACACCATACTTTTTAAACCTTACTTCCTTCTATACTTATCTACCAGTAAGACAGGATATAGTTGAAAAGGATCCTGAAGGTTGGGCTACCAATACGGATATACTTGTAACCAATGGACCTTTTAAGCTTACTAAATATGCCAGTGGAGATACCTTTGTTTTAGAGAAAAATGAAAATTACTGGAATATGGATAAAGTAAAACTAGATAGAATTAATGCAAATATTCTAGTAAATGAATCTACGGCATTAATGGCATATCAATCCGGTGATATTGATATAATGAGTAATATTCCAACTCAAGAAATTCCTATATTAAGTAGTGAAAGTGATGAGTTTTATATTAAGCCTAAAATAGGAACATATTTCTATGTATTCAATAACAGCAAAGCTCCAACCAATGATGTGAATGTTAGAAAAGCTCTTAACCTAGCAATCGATAGAAAACAAATATGTGAGAATGTGACAAAGGGTGCTGAAGTACCTGCTACTACATATGTGCCACCTGGATTAAAGGATACAAGAGGAAATGAATTCTCTTCAATGGGGGATTATGGTGTTAAAGTAGAGGCAGATGTTGAAAAAGCAAAGGAATATTTAGCTAAAGCCGGATTCCCAAATGGGGAAGGTTTTCCTCAAATAGAAATTTTATATAATACATCGGAAACCCATAAAATTATAGCAGAGGCTATTCAAGAAATGTGGAAGAAAAACTTGAATATAGAAGTAACCATAACTAATCAGGAATGGCCTGTTTTTGCTAGTTCTAGGAGGTATGGAGAATATACAGGAGCGGCTAGATTCGGATGGTTTGTGGACTATGCCGATGCCATGTCAATGCTAGAAATTTTAGAAGGACAGGATACAAATAATTCAGCTCAATGGATGGACGAAGAATACAACAATCTTCTTCTTAATGCAAGGAATGAAAATGATCCTGAGAAAAGAGACGAAGCACTATATGCTGCTGAAAAAATACTATTTGATCAACAGGTCATTATGCCAATTTTCTATTATACAGATAAGTTTTTAGTTAATAAGCGAGTTGTAGACTGGCAAAAAGAGTCTTTAGGAAACTGGTTCTTTGGATATACATATATAGACAATTCTAAATAA
- a CDS encoding DUF2161 family putative PD-(D/E)XK-type phosphodiesterase: MTNKILNNILEKDLYDPINNYLSNQGYEVQSEVKDCDIVGVKAEEIIIIELKRSINLKLLIQATKRQRITNGVYVAIPRPKGFKRNKHWRDTCNLLKRLELGLIMVSFLETTTEVEIVFHPSAYKYKKSNRMKESIIREINGRSGSYNVGGTVREKVMTAYRENAIHIACCLEKHGELSPKKLRELGTSAKTQSILSKNFYGWFEKVDRGIYGLHPQGKKALDNYSETANYYKKLLGENKEALSE; this comes from the coding sequence ATGACTAATAAAATTTTAAATAATATACTAGAGAAGGATTTGTATGATCCCATCAATAACTATCTAAGTAATCAAGGTTATGAGGTTCAAAGCGAAGTTAAGGACTGCGATATTGTCGGGGTTAAGGCAGAAGAAATAATAATAATTGAGCTTAAGAGGAGCATTAATTTAAAACTTCTCATACAAGCGACAAAACGGCAAAGGATAACTAATGGAGTGTATGTAGCCATACCTAGACCAAAGGGCTTTAAAAGAAATAAACATTGGAGGGATACATGCAATCTATTAAAGAGACTAGAACTTGGACTTATCATGGTTTCATTTCTAGAAACTACTACAGAGGTTGAGATAGTCTTTCATCCATCCGCTTATAAATATAAAAAGAGTAATAGGATGAAGGAAAGTATTATTAGAGAAATTAATGGACGTTCCGGTAGCTATAATGTAGGAGGAACAGTTAGAGAAAAGGTCATGACTGCCTATAGAGAAAATGCAATACATATAGCCTGCTGCTTGGAAAAGCATGGAGAGCTTTCACCTAAAAAACTAAGAGAACTTGGTACAAGTGCTAAAACTCAAAGTATTCTTTCTAAAAATTTCTATGGATGGTTTGAAAAAGTTGATAGGGGAATATATGGGCTTCATCCACAGGGGAAGAAGGCATTGGATAATTATAGTGAAACGGCTAATTATTATAAAAAATTGTTAGGTGAGAACAAAGAAGCCCTAAGTGAATAA
- a CDS encoding ABC transporter ATP-binding protein, producing the protein MIEVRNLYHSYSNDGDYAVEDISFQIEKGEIFGFLGPSGAGKSTTQQILIGLLPLQNGEASIHGYNIRKPKEELFNLLGVSFEHPNVYKKLSGLENLEFYRKMFSVKTEEPIELLRMVGLEDAAYKKASGYSKGMLQRLVFARSMLNNPKIWFLDEPTSGLDPNTASHIKKIITKKKHEGTTIFLTTHNMYIAEELCDRIALINEGKIELIDSPRNLKLRYGEKLVKIEYREDGRLKKESLSMIDPNDKLKLNNIINSGKIETMHSQEATLEEIFIKVTGRGLE; encoded by the coding sequence GTGATAGAAGTAAGAAATCTTTACCATTCCTATAGTAATGATGGGGATTATGCCGTTGAGGATATTAGCTTCCAAATAGAAAAAGGTGAGATATTTGGCTTTTTAGGCCCTAGTGGAGCGGGGAAGTCAACAACTCAACAAATACTTATAGGACTCTTACCACTTCAAAATGGGGAAGCAAGTATTCATGGATATAATATAAGGAAGCCAAAGGAGGAATTATTTAACTTACTAGGTGTATCCTTTGAACATCCAAATGTATATAAAAAATTAAGCGGTCTTGAAAATCTAGAGTTTTATAGAAAAATGTTTAGTGTAAAAACCGAAGAGCCAATTGAGCTATTAAGAATGGTAGGGCTTGAAGATGCTGCTTATAAGAAAGCCTCCGGCTATTCAAAGGGTATGCTTCAGAGACTTGTTTTTGCCAGATCAATGTTAAATAATCCTAAGATATGGTTCTTGGATGAACCCACATCTGGACTAGACCCCAATACAGCCAGTCATATAAAAAAAATCATAACAAAGAAAAAACATGAAGGCACTACTATATTCTTAACCACCCACAATATGTATATCGCCGAGGAGCTATGTGACAGAATTGCCCTAATCAATGAAGGCAAGATAGAGCTTATAGATTCTCCAAGAAATTTAAAATTAAGGTATGGAGAAAAGTTAGTAAAGATAGAGTATAGGGAAGATGGAAGGCTTAAAAAGGAAAGTCTTTCTATGATAGATCCTAATGATAAATTGAAGTTAAATAATATAATAAATAGTGGAAAGATTGAAACTATGCATTCCCAAGAAGCAACCCTCGAAGAAATATTTATTAAGGTCACAGGCAGGGGGCTTGAGTAG
- the floA gene encoding flotillin-like protein FloA (flotillin-like protein involved in membrane lipid rafts), translating to MTAIFPTIIIIAVIVVLLAMFFSFVPLGLWISALASNVKVSIFTLIGMKLRRVKPDRIIKPLIKGRKAGLNISSDQLEAHYLAGGNVDSVINALIAAERANISLEFEKATAIDLAGRNVFEAVQMSVKPKVIETPIVVAIAKNGIELKAKARVTVRADIDRLVGGAGEETIIARVGEGIVTTVGSVETHKAVLENPDLISKNVLEKGLDSGTAFEILSIDIADVDVGRNVGAKLQTDQAEADKRIAQAKAEVRRAMAIAKEQEMVAAVQEMKAKVVEAEAEVPKAMATALREGKLGVMDYYNMKNVVADTSMREAISNMNNEDNIDMQDE from the coding sequence ATGACCGCTATTTTTCCAACAATTATAATTATAGCAGTTATTGTAGTACTATTGGCTATGTTCTTTAGTTTTGTGCCATTGGGGCTATGGATATCAGCATTAGCATCAAATGTAAAGGTTAGTATTTTTACTTTGATAGGAATGAAGCTCAGAAGAGTAAAACCAGATAGAATTATAAAACCTCTTATAAAAGGAAGAAAGGCAGGATTAAATATATCAAGTGATCAATTAGAGGCACATTATTTGGCTGGTGGTAACGTAGATAGTGTTATTAATGCTTTAATTGCAGCGGAAAGGGCAAATATTAGTTTGGAATTTGAAAAAGCTACTGCTATAGATTTAGCAGGACGTAATGTTTTTGAAGCTGTTCAGATGAGTGTTAAGCCAAAGGTTATTGAGACCCCAATTGTAGTAGCAATTGCAAAAAATGGAATAGAGTTGAAGGCTAAGGCTAGGGTAACTGTAAGGGCAGATATCGATAGACTTGTGGGTGGTGCCGGTGAAGAAACCATAATTGCCCGTGTAGGTGAAGGTATTGTAACTACAGTTGGATCTGTTGAGACCCACAAGGCAGTCTTAGAAAATCCAGATCTTATTTCCAAAAATGTCTTAGAGAAAGGGTTAGACTCAGGAACTGCCTTTGAAATATTATCAATTGATATTGCAGATGTAGATGTGGGAAGAAATGTTGGAGCCAAGCTTCAAACCGATCAAGCTGAGGCTGATAAGCGAATAGCCCAAGCTAAGGCGGAGGTTAGAAGGGCAATGGCTATAGCTAAGGAACAGGAAATGGTAGCAGCTGTTCAAGAAATGAAGGCTAAGGTTGTAGAAGCCGAAGCGGAAGTACCAAAGGCTATGGCTACAGCCCTAAGAGAAGGGAAATTAGGAGTTATGGACTATTATAATATGAAAAATGTAGTAGCAGATACAAGTATGAGGGAAGCCATTTCAAATATGAATAATGAAGATAATATAGATATGCAGGATGAATAG
- a CDS encoding DEAD/DEAH box helicase, whose product MDKIRFEELNCSQEIKRAVKDMGFEEATPIQTLAIPLVLEGKDVVGQAQTGTGKTAAFGIPAIDMVDAKKKATQALILCPTRELAVQVAEELAKIARYKRGIRTLPVFGGQPIDRQIKGLRNGAQIVIGTPGRVMDHMRRGTLKLENLKMMILDEADEMLNMGFREDIETILESIGEDRQTLLFSATMPKVIMEIIHKYQQNPEVVKVVHKELTTPNIDQLYLEVKEKDKLEALTRLIDMYSPKLSLVFCNTKRKVDEVTDLLQSRGYASDKIHGDMKQSLRINVMNKFKRGDIEVLVATDVAARGLDIDDVESVFNFDMPTHEEYYVHRIGRTGRAGRTGSAFTFVTGRDFYLLRNVMKYTKKKIKKHPIPTISDIETIKTSIFLEKIKKKINEGKLEKYIKVLEDLIENDFSSIEIAAALLKMELEMKDAKEIDTRPEKKYNRKGSDRSNRGNKRTGAEEGMVRMFINIGKDKKIRPQDVVGAIAGETSISGKNIGGIDIFENYTFVEIPEEYADEVLSIMSKNTIKGNQINIEPAKGTKSKGNKKKKSMDKKPSREKNRKAKVKRK is encoded by the coding sequence ATGGATAAGATTAGATTTGAGGAACTTAATTGTTCGCAGGAAATTAAAAGAGCGGTAAAGGATATGGGGTTTGAAGAAGCTACTCCCATACAAACATTGGCAATACCATTGGTTTTAGAAGGAAAAGATGTGGTTGGACAAGCACAAACGGGAACGGGAAAAACAGCGGCCTTTGGAATACCGGCTATAGACATGGTGGATGCTAAAAAAAAGGCAACCCAAGCACTAATACTTTGTCCTACTAGGGAGTTGGCTGTTCAGGTGGCAGAGGAGTTAGCAAAAATAGCAAGGTACAAAAGGGGTATTAGGACTCTGCCGGTGTTTGGTGGACAGCCTATTGATAGACAGATTAAGGGACTTAGAAATGGAGCGCAGATTGTGATTGGTACTCCAGGTAGAGTTATGGACCATATGAGAAGGGGAACTTTGAAATTAGAAAATCTTAAAATGATGATACTAGATGAAGCCGATGAAATGCTTAATATGGGATTTAGAGAGGATATTGAAACTATACTGGAAAGTATAGGTGAGGATAGACAAACACTTTTATTCTCGGCAACAATGCCTAAGGTAATAATGGAAATAATACATAAATATCAACAAAATCCTGAGGTGGTAAAGGTAGTTCATAAGGAACTTACTACTCCAAATATTGATCAGCTATACCTTGAGGTTAAGGAAAAGGATAAGCTTGAAGCATTGACTAGACTTATAGATATGTATAGCCCTAAGCTGTCTTTAGTATTCTGTAATACAAAAAGAAAAGTTGACGAGGTTACAGACCTTCTACAGTCTAGGGGTTATGCTAGTGATAAAATTCATGGGGATATGAAGCAGTCCCTAAGAATAAATGTTATGAATAAATTTAAACGAGGCGATATTGAAGTTTTAGTTGCTACTGATGTTGCCGCTAGAGGATTGGATATTGACGATGTGGAATCCGTATTCAATTTCGACATGCCTACCCACGAGGAATACTATGTTCACCGAATAGGAAGAACAGGACGTGCAGGAAGAACTGGAAGTGCATTTACTTTTGTAACTGGAAGAGACTTTTATTTGTTAAGAAACGTTATGAAATATACAAAAAAGAAAATCAAGAAGCATCCTATACCTACTATTAGTGATATAGAAACCATAAAAACAAGTATTTTCTTAGAAAAAATTAAGAAGAAAATTAATGAAGGTAAGCTTGAAAAATACATAAAAGTATTAGAAGACTTAATAGAAAATGATTTTTCTTCTATTGAAATTGCAGCAGCTCTTCTTAAAATGGAACTGGAAATGAAGGATGCAAAGGAAATAGATACTAGACCGGAAAAGAAATACAATAGAAAGGGTTCCGACAGAAGCAACCGTGGCAATAAAAGAACTGGTGCCGAAGAAGGCATGGTTAGAATGTTTATAAACATTGGTAAGGATAAAAAAATAAGACCACAGGATGTAGTTGGGGCAATAGCTGGAGAAACTAGTATTTCTGGTAAAAATATAGGGGGTATAGATATCTTTGAAAATTATACCTTTGTAGAAATTCCTGAGGAATATGCGGATGAAGTTCTTTCCATAATGAGTAAAAATACTATTAAGGGTAATCAGATAAATATTGAACCTGCGAAGGGGACTAAATCAAAGGGGAATAAAAAGAAAAAAAGCATGGATAAAAAACCTTCTAGGGAAAAAAATAGAAAAGCAAAAGTTAAAAGAAAATAA
- a CDS encoding inositol monophosphatase → MLDLSLALERVKKWAREVGDIQKEYFKSSNLLINTKSTGIDLVTEVDELSEKHILNCIKENYPLHGVLSEESGQDHVDSDYLWIVDPLDGTTNFAQGLPIFAISIALKYKEETMLGVVYAPLVDQLFEAVKGKGAYLNGEDIFVGNKKDLSKCVLGTGFPYDRAIHKDNNANYFAHFVPKVRGLRRMGAAAYDLANVAAGSLDGFWEINLSPWDIAAGELIIKEAGGKIVYLKDKRGISLLAGNENICQKLINEIEYIDNLL, encoded by the coding sequence ATGCTTGATTTGAGTTTAGCTTTGGAAAGAGTGAAAAAATGGGCTAGAGAGGTTGGAGATATTCAAAAAGAATATTTTAAAAGCAGTAATTTATTAATAAATACTAAATCAACGGGTATAGATTTAGTAACAGAAGTGGATGAGCTTTCGGAAAAACATATATTGAATTGTATAAAGGAAAACTATCCTCTCCATGGAGTCCTATCTGAAGAATCTGGTCAAGACCATGTAGATTCCGATTATTTGTGGATTGTCGATCCCCTTGACGGTACAACAAATTTCGCCCAAGGATTACCTATATTTGCCATATCAATAGCACTGAAATATAAAGAAGAAACTATGCTAGGGGTTGTATATGCTCCCCTGGTTGATCAGCTGTTTGAAGCTGTTAAGGGTAAAGGTGCATATCTAAATGGAGAGGATATCTTTGTGGGTAATAAAAAGGATTTAAGCAAATGTGTTTTAGGAACTGGCTTTCCCTATGATAGAGCTATACACAAAGATAATAATGCCAATTATTTTGCCCATTTTGTTCCTAAAGTAAGGGGGCTTCGAAGGATGGGAGCGGCAGCCTATGATTTAGCTAATGTAGCCGCAGGAAGCCTTGATGGTTTTTGGGAAATCAACCTAAGCCCCTGGGATATAGCAGCCGGTGAACTCATCATAAAAGAAGCGGGTGGAAAGATAGTCTATCTTAAGGATAAAAGAGGCATTTCCTTATTAGCTGGCAATGAAAATATTTGTCAAAAACTCATTAATGAAATAGAATATATTGATAATCTATTATAA
- a CDS encoding QueT transporter family protein: protein MKNISINTLVKTAIVAAIYAAITIALAPISYGELQFRLSEVLVLLAFIDPLYIPGLVLGCILANLGSPLGPIDVFAGSFATLLSVIAIYQTRKACGNSFKALILAGLWPVIFNGLIVGWMLNYVLKLPFWASAAYVALGEFVVVSIVGVVVFRNILTRENFVNILRLSKDIK from the coding sequence ATGAAAAACATTTCAATTAACACTTTAGTAAAAACCGCAATTGTCGCTGCTATCTATGCGGCAATCACCATAGCTTTAGCTCCTATTAGCTATGGCGAGCTTCAGTTTCGTCTTTCAGAAGTACTGGTATTATTAGCTTTTATAGATCCACTTTATATACCTGGACTTGTACTTGGATGTATTTTGGCCAATCTGGGTAGCCCATTAGGTCCTATCGATGTTTTTGCTGGTTCCTTTGCTACTCTATTATCAGTTATAGCAATTTATCAAACTCGAAAAGCTTGTGGTAATAGTTTTAAAGCATTAATCCTAGCTGGCCTATGGCCTGTAATATTTAATGGACTAATAGTTGGCTGGATGCTAAATTATGTACTTAAACTGCCTTTCTGGGCATCTGCAGCATATGTAGCCCTAGGTGAATTTGTTGTAGTCAGCATTGTAGGTGTAGTAGTATTTAGAAATATTCTTACCAGAGAAAATTTCGTTAATATTCTTCGATTAAGTAAAGACATTAAATAG